The Trinickia acidisoli genome includes a window with the following:
- a CDS encoding response regulator, producing the protein MEDNSTTRKMFCVALTSAGYEVVEAGDARTALDIASHRRPDLIVQDLALPDMDGLDLLHAFRKQPGGASIPIFCVSGFLSKRNEARAEDEGFTVVLFKPVDPIHLIELVRGHLVAMSAAPDASIRGQRILLVDDDPLQLKLTHVWLANSGFDVLTATDGASAQEEARRHRPDAIVSDILMPGTDGFALCLAVRHTKETESIPVVLTSSSYIEESDRALAERVGASVLVAKTEGLDALVQAISTALRVLPPPSPRDSLDTINDEHAKRTVWQLERQVRQNAHLVHRSNLQAARLAVLASVSEALASNRTLDGVLGEVLASCLDMAGISKGVLYLTENDGRLAFKHQTGFSETEMPTVRRVFDCEDVIRDIARRGNVTPVPSPAVAADCAQTLSAGTQASPLLVVPVVWADTIYGAVILGTRPADDISHEDALAFARVLGAQIGQALGLSHAFASLASSEEALRISREELRRLSAHNQKMREEEKTRIARELHDDLGQQLTALKMAVTLIERKNDAAAKPSVSRDDLYGMYESIDQLVDSVRRIAGDLRPVMLDDLGLTDAIEWMTREFSSRYRIRVISHVDADAITFNEQSRIEVFRMVQEALTNVARHSGATEVVLDIVRDDPHCIVRIIDNGRGAQRDARSDRHSFGLLGISERAVLLGGEIDIRTAPGSGFALTAILPLAAVEARAEHG; encoded by the coding sequence GTGGAGGACAACTCAACCACACGGAAGATGTTCTGCGTGGCGCTGACGAGCGCGGGATATGAGGTTGTCGAAGCAGGTGACGCCAGGACCGCACTCGACATTGCATCGCACCGGCGGCCTGATCTCATCGTTCAGGATCTCGCACTCCCGGACATGGATGGTCTGGACTTATTGCACGCATTTCGTAAGCAACCTGGCGGCGCATCGATACCTATCTTCTGCGTGTCGGGCTTCTTGTCCAAACGCAACGAAGCGCGCGCGGAAGATGAAGGTTTCACCGTCGTCCTCTTCAAGCCTGTCGACCCGATCCATCTCATCGAGCTCGTAAGAGGTCACCTAGTCGCAATGTCGGCGGCCCCCGACGCGTCGATTCGCGGTCAACGCATTCTCCTAGTCGACGACGACCCGCTGCAACTCAAGCTAACCCACGTCTGGCTCGCGAACTCCGGATTCGACGTGCTGACCGCGACCGACGGCGCCTCTGCGCAGGAAGAGGCGCGTCGACATCGGCCGGATGCCATCGTCAGCGACATACTCATGCCGGGTACCGACGGGTTCGCCTTATGTCTCGCCGTGCGTCATACCAAGGAAACTGAAAGCATTCCGGTCGTGCTCACCTCCTCGTCGTATATCGAAGAGTCGGACCGTGCACTTGCCGAGCGTGTTGGCGCAAGCGTGCTCGTGGCGAAGACAGAGGGGCTAGACGCGTTGGTGCAAGCCATCAGTACCGCGCTGCGCGTGCTGCCGCCTCCGTCGCCGCGCGACTCGCTCGACACGATCAACGATGAGCACGCAAAGCGCACCGTTTGGCAACTCGAGCGCCAGGTTCGGCAGAACGCTCACCTCGTACACCGCTCCAACTTGCAGGCCGCGCGACTCGCGGTGCTCGCCAGCGTATCCGAGGCGTTGGCGAGCAACCGCACGCTCGACGGCGTGCTCGGCGAGGTTCTCGCATCGTGCCTGGACATGGCGGGAATTTCGAAAGGCGTCCTGTACCTGACGGAAAACGACGGGCGTCTTGCATTCAAGCATCAGACCGGATTCTCCGAAACCGAAATGCCAACCGTACGCCGCGTATTCGACTGCGAGGACGTCATTCGTGACATCGCAAGGCGCGGAAACGTGACGCCGGTCCCGTCCCCTGCCGTCGCTGCGGATTGCGCGCAGACGCTTAGCGCCGGAACGCAGGCAAGCCCGCTCCTGGTCGTACCGGTCGTGTGGGCGGACACGATTTACGGCGCTGTCATCCTTGGCACGCGTCCCGCCGACGACATTTCCCACGAAGACGCGCTCGCCTTCGCTCGCGTGCTAGGCGCTCAGATCGGCCAAGCACTCGGTCTTTCGCACGCGTTCGCAAGCCTGGCCTCAAGCGAGGAGGCGTTGCGGATTTCGCGCGAAGAGCTGCGGCGTTTGTCCGCGCACAATCAAAAAATGCGGGAAGAGGAAAAGACGCGCATCGCGCGCGAGTTGCACGACGACCTCGGTCAGCAGTTGACGGCCCTAAAGATGGCGGTCACGCTCATCGAACGTAAAAACGACGCGGCTGCAAAACCCTCGGTATCGCGGGACGATCTGTACGGCATGTACGAATCGATCGATCAATTGGTCGACTCGGTGCGGCGAATCGCGGGGGATCTGCGGCCCGTCATGCTCGACGATCTGGGCCTTACCGACGCGATCGAGTGGATGACGAGGGAGTTTTCGTCGCGCTATCGAATTCGCGTGATCAGCCACGTCGACGCGGATGCGATCACCTTCAACGAGCAAAGCAGAATCGAAGTATTTCGCATGGTGCAGGAGGCGCTGACGAACGTCGCACGCCACTCCGGTGCGACCGAAGTCGTGCTCGACATCGTACGCGACGATCCGCATTGCATCGTGCGTATCATCGACAACGGTCGCGGCGCGCAGCGAGATGCTCGCTCGGATCGGCATTCGTTCGGTCTGCTCGGGATCAGCGAGCGCGCGGTGCTTCTGGGCGGCGAAATCGACATCCGCACGGCCCCCGGCTCGGGTTTCGCGCTAACCGCCATCTTGCCGCTCGCGGCGGTCGAAGCCAGAGCGGAGCATGGATGA
- a CDS encoding chemotaxis protein CheW, translated as MSLSVGIDYFLICRSDSLLYAIPLAQVIETMRPLPVKQVADMPAFVLGISIVRGEGVPVLDTALLVSASAGTRPARYVTIKINARTACLAVDEVIGIRHVPPALRVDVPRLLHQSNSEILAAIGTLDAELLVVLQSAHLISDELWRAINHSAEAAGDDDPS; from the coding sequence ATGAGCCTGAGCGTCGGCATCGATTATTTCCTGATTTGCCGCAGCGATTCGCTGCTGTATGCCATCCCGCTCGCTCAGGTGATCGAGACCATGCGGCCCTTGCCGGTCAAGCAAGTCGCGGATATGCCGGCATTTGTGCTGGGTATCTCGATCGTCCGGGGGGAAGGCGTCCCGGTTCTCGATACGGCCTTATTGGTCAGCGCCTCGGCCGGCACCCGGCCCGCACGCTACGTCACGATCAAGATCAACGCGCGCACGGCCTGTCTGGCGGTAGACGAGGTGATCGGCATTCGGCACGTTCCCCCCGCGCTACGCGTCGATGTCCCGCGCTTGCTGCATCAATCCAATTCGGAAATCTTGGCCGCGATCGGAACGCTCGATGCGGAGCTCTTGGTCGTCCTACAGAGCGCTCACTTGATTTCCGATGAACTCTGGCGCGCTATCAACCACTCCGCGGAGGCGGCAGGTGATGACGATCCCTCCTGA
- a CDS encoding CheR family methyltransferase, whose amino-acid sequence MTIPPDAQDIAHFRALIAIHLGLQIDDAYQDLLARLLRTRSALCGSVTRYFDRFADEAWLQSELPLLARELTVTETYFFRNTDQFAAFSALVLPRVLAARGTGCRILSAGCASGEEPYSLAIAAREGFPEDSDLVEITAVDINPIALGKAAQGRYSNWSLRDTPKSIKDKWFTTDGSDYVLDAGVRRAVRFTAGNLAREDRTFWQPSRFDVVFCRNVLMYFCPEQAREAIDRITRVLTPGGYLFLGHAETLRGLSNDYQLCHTHGTFYYRRKAERSDATIADERSEVLRRDASAMSNDTSWVDVIRRASERISTLTRDSRVPGLPERTEAVPLDLTSALECVRGERYGEALRHIADLPREHANDADVLLLKAVSLSHSGALEQAESVCRELLARDGLNTGAQYVLAVCREAVGDVSGAVEHDQAACYLDPGFAMPRLHLGLLARRQGDSVAAVRELSQAAHLLQREDPSRVLLFGGGFKREALVAMCRAHCDAMGVQV is encoded by the coding sequence ATGACGATCCCTCCTGATGCGCAGGACATCGCGCATTTCCGTGCACTGATTGCAATCCACCTCGGGTTGCAAATCGACGATGCGTATCAGGATCTGCTCGCGCGCCTGCTGCGCACTCGTTCCGCTTTATGCGGTAGCGTGACACGGTATTTCGACCGTTTCGCCGACGAGGCTTGGTTGCAATCCGAATTGCCTCTTTTGGCTCGCGAACTCACGGTCACCGAAACCTATTTCTTTCGCAACACGGACCAATTCGCGGCCTTCTCGGCGCTCGTCCTGCCACGCGTGCTGGCTGCAAGAGGCACCGGGTGCCGTATCCTGTCCGCTGGCTGCGCTTCGGGCGAGGAACCCTATTCTTTGGCGATCGCGGCGCGCGAAGGTTTTCCCGAGGACTCGGATCTCGTTGAAATCACGGCGGTCGACATCAATCCGATCGCGCTCGGCAAGGCGGCGCAAGGCCGATACTCGAACTGGTCGCTGCGCGACACGCCGAAGTCGATCAAGGACAAATGGTTCACCACCGACGGCAGCGACTACGTGCTCGACGCCGGCGTGCGCCGCGCGGTACGTTTCACCGCCGGCAATCTGGCGCGCGAGGACCGGACGTTCTGGCAGCCCAGCCGCTTCGACGTGGTGTTCTGCCGCAACGTCCTGATGTATTTTTGCCCCGAGCAAGCGCGCGAGGCAATCGACAGAATCACGCGCGTGCTCACGCCCGGCGGCTATCTCTTTCTCGGCCATGCCGAGACGTTGCGCGGCCTGTCCAATGACTATCAGCTATGCCATACGCACGGCACCTTCTACTATCGCCGCAAGGCCGAACGGTCCGACGCGACGATCGCGGACGAGCGATCCGAGGTCCTTCGCCGAGACGCTTCGGCGATGTCGAACGACACGAGCTGGGTCGACGTCATCCGACGCGCGTCGGAGCGCATTTCCACGCTGACGAGAGATTCCCGCGTACCGGGCTTGCCCGAGCGGACGGAAGCAGTACCGCTCGATCTCACCTCGGCGCTCGAATGCGTGCGTGGCGAGCGCTATGGGGAAGCGCTGCGGCACATCGCGGATTTGCCGAGGGAGCATGCAAACGACGCCGATGTGTTGCTGCTGAAGGCCGTCTCGTTGAGTCACAGCGGCGCACTCGAGCAAGCTGAATCCGTCTGTCGCGAATTGCTGGCGCGCGACGGCCTCAATACCGGCGCTCAGTATGTCCTCGCGGTGTGCCGGGAAGCGGTGGGCGACGTGAGCGGTGCCGTCGAGCACGATCAGGCGGCCTGTTATCTGGACCCCGGTTTCGCCATGCCGCGCTTGCACTTGGGCTTGCTCGCGCGACGCCAGGGCGACAGCGTGGCGGCCGTGCGCGAGCTGTCGCAGGCCGCCCATCTGTTGCAACGGGAGGACCCTTCACGCGTGCTGCTCTTTGGCGGCGGATTCAAGCGTGAGGCGCTGGTCGCCATGTGTCGCGCGCATTGCGATGCGATGGGAGTTCAAGTATGA
- a CDS encoding chemotaxis protein CheW: protein MTHAKPGTRGTALAMREDFDQSFARRLVEDPPRESLLAVRVGGDPYAIRIADILGLHVDRHVVALPSARREFLGVAGFRGQIAPVYDLAAMLGYTRARPAMPRWMVSLRHGEPIAFAFDAFDHLFTVEAQHVARSADAERAGQPDRPHLRDVAHDGTAIRPIIQLQSTLSVIQGFCGPSFNERSDEQ from the coding sequence ATGACCCACGCGAAACCGGGCACACGTGGCACAGCGCTCGCGATGCGCGAAGACTTCGACCAGTCCTTTGCTCGACGGCTCGTGGAAGATCCGCCGCGAGAGAGCTTGCTCGCCGTACGCGTCGGCGGGGATCCTTACGCCATTCGCATCGCGGACATCTTGGGTTTGCATGTCGATCGCCACGTCGTGGCGCTGCCTTCCGCACGTCGTGAATTCTTGGGCGTTGCCGGCTTTCGAGGGCAGATTGCGCCCGTGTATGACCTCGCGGCGATGCTGGGTTACACGCGCGCCCGACCTGCGATGCCGCGGTGGATGGTGTCGCTGCGCCACGGCGAGCCCATCGCCTTCGCCTTCGATGCGTTCGACCACCTGTTCACGGTCGAGGCGCAACACGTTGCCCGCTCCGCGGACGCTGAACGAGCGGGACAACCTGACCGCCCCCATCTGCGCGACGTCGCGCACGACGGCACCGCGATACGCCCGATCATCCAGTTGCAATCCACGCTGTCCGTCATTCAAGGATTTTGCGGTCCATCCTTCAACGAAAGGAGCGACGAACAATGA
- a CDS encoding HAMP domain-containing methyl-accepting chemotaxis protein: MNKNWTFAQKLAAGYAVLVVLAAAISAVAIYALLGTIASKDHVINVNARILIEVEKLNTASEQRVSALRGYMLTQDDRFATQLNASREAFVGILAHLKEIADTDESRRQIDAIERASAEYHQDTDALAVQVRNHVKTDEIVREFDEKILPSRQQLDEQLRGLVALEERNLTDANRMAANTASSAVNLVLTLAAAALAFAIAVAYLLTRTLSRQIGAAVGHVQSSSAELQAAATQQASGAKEQATAMTEITTTISELVATSRQIAESAQRVAQVAEQTAAAARTGDTKVETGQESMVVMRKQVDVVVGHMLDLGRKSQEIGAVLDIVAELAEQTNILSINATIEATGAGESGKRFAVVADEIRKLADRVANSTKEIRTQIDDIRGAVNTTVMATESSAKAVDAGARQFTDVTVALKRISELVSTTTDAAREIELSTKQQVTAAEQVRIAVTDVSQASKETETSTSQTLQTASQLAGLSAELRRLILSQAN, translated from the coding sequence ATGAACAAGAATTGGACATTCGCACAGAAGCTGGCGGCCGGCTATGCCGTCCTAGTCGTCCTTGCCGCGGCAATTTCCGCCGTCGCGATCTACGCGCTGCTAGGCACGATCGCGAGCAAGGATCATGTGATCAACGTCAATGCGCGGATTTTGATCGAGGTGGAAAAGCTGAACACCGCCTCGGAGCAGCGCGTCTCGGCATTGCGCGGCTATATGCTGACGCAGGACGATCGCTTTGCGACGCAACTGAACGCCTCGCGCGAAGCGTTCGTGGGCATCCTCGCACACTTGAAGGAGATCGCCGATACCGACGAATCGCGCCGCCAGATCGACGCGATCGAACGCGCATCCGCTGAGTATCATCAGGACACGGACGCGCTGGCCGTGCAGGTACGCAATCACGTGAAAACCGACGAGATCGTGCGCGAATTCGACGAGAAGATCCTGCCGTCGAGGCAACAACTCGACGAGCAGTTGCGCGGCTTGGTCGCACTGGAGGAGCGCAACTTGACCGACGCCAATCGTATGGCGGCGAACACCGCATCCAGTGCCGTCAACCTGGTCCTCACGCTCGCGGCGGCCGCGCTGGCCTTCGCGATTGCGGTGGCCTATCTGTTGACCCGCACGCTGAGCCGGCAGATCGGCGCGGCCGTCGGCCATGTCCAAAGCTCGTCGGCGGAACTGCAAGCTGCCGCCACGCAACAGGCATCCGGCGCCAAAGAGCAGGCCACGGCCATGACCGAGATCACGACCACCATCAGCGAACTCGTCGCCACCTCTCGGCAAATCGCCGAAAGCGCGCAACGCGTCGCCCAGGTCGCGGAGCAAACCGCGGCAGCGGCGCGAACCGGCGACACCAAAGTGGAAACAGGTCAGGAATCGATGGTCGTCATGCGCAAGCAAGTCGACGTCGTCGTCGGTCACATGCTGGATCTCGGGCGCAAATCGCAGGAAATCGGGGCGGTGCTCGATATCGTGGCCGAACTGGCGGAACAAACCAACATCCTGTCGATCAACGCCACCATCGAAGCTACGGGCGCGGGCGAGAGCGGCAAGCGCTTCGCGGTCGTGGCGGACGAGATCCGCAAATTGGCGGACCGCGTCGCCAACTCCACCAAGGAAATCCGCACGCAAATCGACGATATACGCGGAGCGGTCAACACGACCGTGATGGCGACCGAGAGCAGCGCCAAAGCCGTCGACGCGGGCGCACGTCAGTTCACGGACGTCACCGTCGCCTTGAAGCGAATCTCCGAACTCGTCAGCACGACGACCGACGCGGCACGCGAAATCGAGCTATCCACCAAACAACAGGTGACGGCCGCAGAACAGGTCCGAATCGCCGTGACGGATGTCTCGCAAGCCTCGAAGGAAACCGAGACGAGTACCAGTCAAACGTTGCAAACGGCTTCGCAGCTTGCCGGGTTGTCGGCGGAATTGCGGCGCCTGATTTTGTCGCAGGCGAACTAG
- a CDS encoding response regulator, with the protein MGKDPYRYFRVEARELLDQICAGVLELEKGHHDADLVARLLRLAHTLKGAAHVVKLGEIAELTHTLEEDLAPYRGDGEAPERNAIDGMLKRLDAIEGHLSDLPSSDTPTPAVPAKSEAPEPPARAARTDVAMVDALLEGLNELSSELANMRRVMAKVGREWMLPASAERNLTSGVERMGRELHQLRDTADRLRLTPVSNVFTTLERVARDAAHSVGKQVQFVAGGGEVRLDGQVLDIVQDALVQLVRNAVAHGIETAAERLIAGKPAAGRITLQMEQQGCHVLFRCIDDGAGVDLDAVEHAARSKGATATHAGDFDAGEWLSVLLKGGISTTRTVTALAGRGVGLDVVREAMQRLNGKISGRTARGEGTAIELRVPVSLASIEVLVVEICNQTVAIPLDAVRGVRRVSPAEIVHAPEGDGILDEGVLIRLISPVLGRTATPARDAGEGAQARAKTAAILTSAGVTAAVKVDRLYGAESILLRPLPALAAADATVAGTFLDRDGVPRAVLAPEALIAAPAVRPTDDLPASDAPRPILIIDDSLTTRMLETSILESAGFTVESAASAEEGLEMARFKDYALFLVDIEMPGMDGFEFVELSRGDVALREVPCILVSSRDSAEDKRRAEVAGAAAYIVKSKFDQTEFLQRVDGLTDK; encoded by the coding sequence ATGGGTAAGGATCCGTACCGCTATTTCCGGGTCGAGGCACGCGAGCTGCTCGACCAGATCTGCGCCGGTGTCCTGGAACTGGAAAAAGGCCACCACGATGCCGATCTCGTTGCGCGTCTGCTGCGACTCGCCCACACCCTCAAGGGGGCAGCGCACGTCGTCAAGCTCGGCGAAATTGCCGAACTCACGCATACGCTCGAGGAAGATCTCGCACCCTACCGAGGCGATGGCGAAGCGCCCGAGCGGAACGCGATCGACGGCATGCTCAAGCGGCTCGATGCGATCGAGGGCCACCTAAGCGACCTACCCTCGTCCGATACCCCCACGCCGGCCGTCCCAGCGAAGAGCGAGGCGCCGGAGCCGCCGGCGCGCGCCGCGCGCACGGACGTCGCGATGGTCGATGCCTTGCTCGAAGGCCTGAACGAGTTGAGCAGCGAGTTGGCCAACATGCGGCGCGTCATGGCCAAGGTCGGCCGCGAATGGATGCTTCCGGCCAGCGCCGAGCGCAACCTGACGTCCGGCGTCGAGCGGATGGGGCGCGAGTTGCATCAGTTGCGCGACACCGCCGATCGGCTTCGCTTGACGCCGGTTTCCAACGTGTTCACCACGTTGGAGCGTGTGGCCCGCGACGCCGCTCATAGCGTCGGAAAGCAAGTCCAGTTCGTGGCCGGCGGCGGCGAGGTCAGGCTCGACGGCCAGGTCCTCGACATCGTTCAAGACGCCTTGGTTCAACTCGTGCGCAATGCGGTTGCGCACGGCATAGAAACGGCCGCCGAACGGTTGATTGCCGGAAAACCGGCGGCCGGACGCATCACGCTGCAGATGGAGCAGCAAGGCTGTCATGTCTTGTTCCGCTGTATCGACGACGGCGCCGGCGTTGACCTGGACGCCGTCGAGCACGCCGCGCGCAGCAAGGGGGCGACCGCCACGCACGCCGGCGACTTCGACGCCGGCGAATGGCTCTCCGTGCTACTCAAAGGCGGCATTTCCACGACCCGTACCGTCACTGCGCTCGCCGGCCGCGGCGTAGGGCTCGATGTGGTGCGCGAGGCCATGCAGCGCCTGAACGGCAAGATCAGCGGCCGGACCGCACGGGGCGAGGGAACCGCCATCGAACTGCGCGTGCCTGTTTCGTTGGCCTCGATCGAGGTGCTGGTCGTCGAGATCTGCAACCAGACAGTCGCGATTCCGCTCGACGCCGTACGTGGCGTGCGACGAGTCAGCCCCGCGGAGATCGTCCATGCGCCCGAGGGCGACGGCATTCTCGATGAAGGCGTGTTGATCAGGCTGATATCGCCGGTGCTCGGGAGAACGGCTACGCCGGCACGCGACGCGGGCGAGGGCGCGCAGGCGCGTGCCAAGACCGCCGCCATCTTGACCAGCGCCGGTGTCACGGCCGCCGTGAAGGTGGACCGCTTATACGGCGCGGAAAGTATCTTGCTGCGACCGCTGCCGGCACTGGCCGCGGCCGATGCCACGGTCGCGGGGACGTTCCTCGATCGAGACGGCGTACCGCGCGCCGTGCTCGCACCCGAAGCGCTGATCGCGGCGCCGGCCGTACGCCCCACGGACGATCTGCCGGCATCGGACGCGCCGCGGCCGATCCTGATCATCGACGATTCGCTGACGACCCGGATGCTGGAGACCAGCATTCTCGAATCGGCCGGCTTCACCGTGGAATCGGCGGCGTCCGCCGAGGAGGGGTTGGAGATGGCGAGATTCAAGGATTACGCGCTGTTTCTGGTCGACATCGAAATGCCCGGCATGGACGGTTTTGAATTCGTCGAATTGAGCCGTGGCGACGTGGCCTTGCGCGAAGTGCCCTGCATTCTCGTCAGCTCGCGCGATTCGGCCGAAGACAAGCGGCGCGCCGAGGTCGCCGGCGCGGCCGCTTACATCGTCAAGAGCAAATTCGATCAGACTGAATTCCTACAACGCGTCGATGGGCTGACGGACAAATGA
- the cheB gene encoding chemotaxis-specific protein-glutamate methyltransferase CheB: MKLRVLIAEDSLTVRKRLCEILSADPDVEVVGEAEDGSQAIELCQALRPDVMTLDMMMPVMSGLAAAEYIMAYCPTPILVVSSSFNRGELYKTYDALVAGVVEVMEKPSADRMADEWESRFVAMVKLVARIKPITHLRGRLRKRYTLAAQPVPLATSEVPVDLRNVRIAAIGASTGGPRALVDILRSLPADFSLPLLVVVHIGDPFGDTFAQWLDGQSAHRVRVARDGDPVPARGVVLAPSGRHLLVRKGRLALSDAPERHSCRPSVDVLFESVAEECGNAAAGCLLTGMGQDGGSGLLAMRRAGCVTIAQDEATSAVYGMPREAALLGAAQHVLPLSEIGPALARLASRCGSRNQP; the protein is encoded by the coding sequence ATGAAACTGCGCGTCCTGATCGCCGAGGATTCGCTGACGGTGCGCAAGCGCCTCTGCGAAATCTTGAGCGCCGATCCCGATGTCGAAGTGGTGGGCGAGGCCGAGGACGGCAGCCAAGCCATCGAGCTCTGCCAGGCTTTGCGGCCCGACGTCATGACGCTCGACATGATGATGCCGGTGATGAGCGGGCTTGCCGCCGCCGAGTACATCATGGCGTATTGCCCGACGCCTATTCTCGTAGTGTCCTCGTCGTTCAATCGGGGGGAGCTGTATAAGACCTACGACGCATTGGTAGCGGGCGTGGTCGAGGTCATGGAAAAGCCATCGGCCGACCGCATGGCTGACGAGTGGGAGTCGCGCTTCGTCGCAATGGTCAAGTTGGTGGCGCGCATCAAGCCGATCACGCACCTGCGCGGCCGGTTGCGCAAGAGATACACGTTGGCCGCACAGCCCGTACCCCTCGCCACTTCGGAGGTGCCGGTAGATTTGCGCAACGTTCGGATTGCCGCAATCGGTGCCTCCACGGGAGGGCCGCGCGCGCTGGTCGACATTTTGCGCAGCCTGCCGGCGGATTTCTCGCTCCCCCTGCTGGTGGTCGTGCATATCGGAGACCCGTTCGGCGATACTTTCGCGCAGTGGCTGGACGGACAAAGCGCACATCGAGTGCGCGTCGCCCGGGATGGCGATCCGGTTCCGGCGCGCGGCGTCGTCCTTGCCCCGTCGGGGCGTCACCTGCTGGTGCGCAAGGGCCGGCTGGCATTGTCCGACGCCCCCGAACGCCATTCATGCCGGCCGTCGGTCGATGTGCTGTTCGAGTCGGTTGCCGAGGAGTGTGGCAATGCGGCGGCCGGTTGCCTGCTCACCGGAATGGGACAGGACGGCGGCAGTGGGCTGCTCGCGATGCGCCGAGCCGGGTGCGTGACGATTGCCCAGGACGAAGCCACTTCGGCCGTATACGGCATGCCGCGCGAGGCCGCCTTGCTCGGCGCCGCGCAACATGTGCTGCCGCTCTCCGAAATCGGCCCGGCGCTGGCTCGCTTAGCGAGCCGGTGCGGTTCCCGGAATCAGCCATGA